Proteins encoded in a region of the Triticum dicoccoides isolate Atlit2015 ecotype Zavitan chromosome 3A, WEW_v2.0, whole genome shotgun sequence genome:
- the LOC119266614 gene encoding uncharacterized protein LOC119266614 yields MSSDLEEWPFYADDVDVATEKLFDVIQLGYWRVICFDGWNGFGASAVLTSVAAVLPSRRTTPELCFDKIIFVDCSKWKNRRGVQRAIAEELQLDRSVMTILDKQDEDDDFQGHDESLRHEIYSVSQVIDRTLRDVKFMMIFLNGSDDEVDVGLMGIPLTRYGNNVMLWTFSRSCLTMHQDRSEVAKKLRYTQVFCHCSIEDLRSFQFLGLLHQEAATVVPCNTCILDIDQAIIGGCCLYELFLHYNFHNVSKFGWVSHASNYWICDAIIQGDKARDISNALYREINWKCDASLLQDVLTKSMKQLEPRFLVIKDDDVYEEGPYRWISVTSRDAEIHAMKTIPATASSFFLASEISKHPTALPDGFFDHCSKLGVLVLYCCSFSFASPSFLKCRSLRFLGLDHCTDDETIGRENHAVWLCLNSLWVLDLRYTDWNEILSKEMLNLMKNIRELNIEGVRGWQYTAELQGRLPNLQRLRIIKPTCQWKTSEDVDNYFMDKKSMEILDLSGNCDMKILPTSLSKAGSLRMLVLDGCDELESVGALPPSLESFSFNGYGAAAQWTQTVELPLEQFRPSRTTDNKDVRISKISLAGCTQLENLYLCGLPNLVELDLSGTPIKILDFKTMVVQTPKLKRLFLIGCKHLRAIKILYESVPDLKLMCVDTRPGVVCPRPSIKPTRLQVHAVVVDVRLTHSLWNLISSYRQDDAHFNIHVTSSPDGIIQYEITSKDMIGTSDQESLHLIPKDQYGEVLGMVGAAPMQAFPQPPSTKFDRHVEIAEGSFYVERELGRALGLGHLMEHYVESLHVHDVSVRTIAPQGHWWGKLRWCCMERCPKVDTVFPGNSFTFTALETLWVSDLLMARSILSKGSRFYPYGNTKSFQNLQHLQLRSCPSLQFVLPLWVSSFPSLETLHIIHCGNLSHIFILDEEYREEITTRGVQFPKLTTIQLHDLPNLQQICEVKMVAPALKSIKIRGCWSLRRLPSVGARGNGKKKPAIEIEKDVWDALEWDARHRPAHFEAPVHSCYYKEKLPRVSVLR; encoded by the exons ATGAGTAGTGATCTTGAGGAGTGG CCGTTCTATGCGGATGATGTTGACGTCGCCACAGAAAAATTATTCGATGTTATTCAGTTGGGTTACTGGAGGGTCATATGTTTTGATGGTTGGAATGGATTTGGAGCATCCGCTGTTCTTACATCAGTAGCTGCAGTGCTTCCATCTAGGAGAACCACTCCGGAACTATGCTTTGACAAAATAATCTTTGTAGATTGCTCAAAGTGGAAAAATAGAAGAGGAGTGCAGAGGGCAATTGCAGAGGAATTGCAACTTGATCGCTCTGTAATGACTATTTTagataagcaagatgaagatgacgATTTTCAGGGACATGATGAAAGCCTGAGGCATGAGATATATAGTGTTAGTCAAGTGATTGATCGAACCCTGAGGGATGtcaaatttatgatgatttttcttaaTGGGAGTGATGACGAGGTTGATGTAGGTCTCATGGGTATTCCTCTAACAAGATATGGCAACAACGTGATGTTATGGACCTTCAGCAGAAgctgtctgaccatgcaccaggaccGTTCTGAGGTAGCAAAAAAGCTAAGATATACTCAGGTTTTCTGTCATTGCTCTATCGAAGACTTGAGAAGCTTTCAGTTTCTTGGACTGCTACATCAAGAAGCTGCTACCGTAGTTCCTTGCAATACATGTATTCTGGACATTGACCAAGCAATTATTGGAGGTTGTTGTCTTTATGAGTTATTCCTGCACTATAATTTCCACAATGTCAGTAAATTTGGTTGGGTATCTCATGCTTCCAACTATTGGATATGCGATGCAATCATACAAGGGGACAAAGCAAGGGATATTAGTAATGCATTGTATCGAGAGATAAATTGGAAGTGTGATGCTTCTCTGCTTCAGGATGTTCTTACAAAGTCTATGAAACAATTGGAGCCTCGTTTTCTAGTAATCAAAGATGATGATGTCTATGAAGAAGGCCCATACCGTTGGATTTCGGTCACGTCAAGAGATGCAGAAATACATGCTATGAAAACAATACCTGCAACGGCATCATCTTTCTTCTTGGCATCTGAAATATCCAAACACCCAACAGCTTTACCAGATGGATTTTTTGATCATTGCAGCAAGCTCGGTGTGCTGGTTCTCTATTGTTGTTCCTTTAGTTTTGCTTCACCTTCTTTCCTGAAGTGTCGTAGCCTAAGATTCCTTGGACTGGACCACTGTACAGATGACGAAACTATTGGAAGAGAGAATCATGCAGTTTGGTTATGTCTGAATAGCTTGTGGGTGTTGGACCTGCGTTACACCGATTGGAATGAAATCTTATCCAAGGAAATGTTAAACCTCATGAAAAATATCAGAGAGTTAAATATAGAGGGAGTCAGGGGCTGGCAATACACCGCTGAGCTACAAGGGCGGTTACCTAACCTCCAGAGGCTCCGAATAATCAAACCGACATGTCAATGGAAGACCTCAGAGGATGTCGATAACTACTTCATGGATAAGAAAAGTATGGAAATACTTGACTTGTCTGGCAATTGTGACATGAAGATTCTTCCAACAAGCTTATCAAAGGCAGGTAGCCTCCGGATGCTTGTACTTGATGGTTGTGATGAACTGGAAAGCGTAGGTGCGCTTCCTCCTTCCCTCGAATCCTTTAGCTTTAATGGGTATGGGGCAGCTGCTCAATGGACACAAACTGTTGAGCTACCTCTGGAACAATTTCGTCCATCCAGGACAACAGATAATAAGGATGTCAGAATATCCAAGATCTCCTTAGCAGGCTGCACACAGTTGGAGAATTTGTACTTGTGTGGGCTACCCAACCTAGTGGAACTGGACCTCTCTGGAACACCAATCAAGATACTTGACTTCAAGACCATGGTGGTGCAAACCCCAAAGCTCAAGCGACTGTTTCTAATAGGATGCAAGCACCTTCGTGCAATAAAAATTCTATACGAGAGTGTTCCTGACCTGAAGTTAATGTGCGTAGACACACGACCTGGAGTCGTGTGTCCTCGACCATCCATCAAACCCACCAGGTTGCAGGTGCATGCTGTTGTTGTAGATGTAAGACTTACTCACTCCTTGTGGAATCTGATCTCTAGTTATAGACAAGATGATGCTCATTTTAATATCCACGTCACCTCCTCACCTGATGGGATTATTCAATATGAAATAACCAGCAAGGATATGATTGGCACCAGTGATCAAGAGAGTCTACATCTTATTCCAAAAGACCAGTATGGTGAAGTCCTTGGGATGGTTGGCGCTGCCCCAATGCAGGCCTTTCCACAACCTCCGAGTACAAAGTTTGATCGACATGTAGAGATTGCTGAAGGGAGCTTCTACGTGGAGAGGGAACTTGGCAGAGCACTAGGTCTAGGCCACCTAATGGAACATTATGTGGAATCCCTGCATGTGCATGATGTCTCGGTACGTACTATTGCACCACAAGGCCATTGGTGGGGCAAGCTTAGGTGGTGTTGCATGGAGAGGTGCCCAAAAGTGGATACCGTTTTCCCTGGGAATTCATTCACATTTACTGCATTGGAGACCTTGTGGGTGTCAGATCTCCTGATGGCCCGCTCGATTTTGAGTAAAGGTTCACGCTTTTATCCATATGGCAATACCAAATCCTTTCAAAATTTACAGCACCTTCAGCTGCGTTCATGCCCCAGCCTCCAGTTTGTGCTCCCTCTGTGGGTCTCCTCCTTCCCCAGCTTGGAGACCCTCCACATCATCCACTGCGGCAACCTCAGCCACATCTTCATACTGGACGAAGAATACCGTGAAGAAATAACTACCCGCGGTGTACAATTCCCAAAGCTTACCACCATCCAACTGCACGACCTCCCAAATCTGCAGCAAATATGCGAGGTCAAGATGGTTGCCCCTGCGCTCAAGAGCATCAAGATCAGGGGATGCTGGAGCCTGCGCCGGCTGCCATCCGTGGGCGCACGTGGCAATGGCAAGAAGAAGCCGGCCATTGAGATCGAGAAGGAC